Genomic segment of Salvia splendens isolate huo1 chromosome 12, SspV2, whole genome shotgun sequence:
TCTCTGACATGTGGAACACAACTGCAAGCAGACCTCATGCACAATAATCTCCACGATTTGCTTGGTTGCCGGTTTCACAGTGATCTCAGTGACTGGATCGTCCATGGAGAATTCCGGGTTGCATTCACAGAGATCCACACTAAGCCCACCGTATTGAGTTGGCATTTGCTCTGGTAAAATGTACCTGTTTCAGCAGAACCTCATCATTAAAACATTATCAAACACAACCGTTTTATCTCAATAGTGAAATAATCATTTTACAAACTTGAAAAGAGTAGGAGCAGTCCTTGTCTGGCCAGCAAATATGAATTTGCTCTTTGTCCTCTGAGTCAAGAAGGGACTGATCATTCTGTAGAAAGCAAGATACCACCAAGGAACATTGATGAAAACCTACAACCATGGAAAAACTACCATCACATTTTGTCACTTTTCTAAGTATCTATACAATGATAAAAAACATAGATATCGATACATCTCCTCCAACACTATATCTATTTACATAATGATCTAAGATTTCTTAAAGGAGATAACCATAAGATTTATCCTTGTTCAAGCAATGACATTTCAGCTCTAGTTTACACAAATCATGCATATCACACAATATCAAATTATCCAAAAACATGCAtcaataacacataaatcaacaacCAGAATCTACCTGCTTTGCTACAAACTCAGGATAGTTATCTTGAAGAATCTGCAAGGCCTGTTTAGTAGCAATCCGAAGCTCAGTCTTCCCGAGGCCAGGCGAGTTCTTGAGATCACTAACTTGAAAGATAGTGTTGATCCCACCAGGACTAAAATCCAACTTCCTAATACTTGCTTCAAGAAACTGAATCCTCCATCTCAAAAACCTCCACCTCTTCTCCTCATCTGCAAAAATCTTCATGTAAAGTTCTTCATTCTGAAACTCACCATAAACATTGTAACAAACCGGGTGCCCCTCCTTATCATGGCCGTGCATATAAACAACTTTCTCAAGATCATCCCCCAAATCCTCCTTCAACAGTTGATCAACTCTAAAGTCCCTTCTCCATTTGATTGTGTTGCTCAACATAACATAAGCATCCCTCACATCAAAATCACGAGCTCGCAGAAATTTAAGCAGAACAACATCACTCCTCTCATCTCTCAGCAACGGCACACCCCATATTGATACCTCCTCACTTGATTTCTCGCTGTCTGAAGCCAAACCCTCCAAAAAGACTCGACGTTTAAGAGATTCTTGAACTAGAAGCTTGAACTCGTCGAGGGCTCTCCGCTCATCGAGAGAAAGATCCGAAATTTTGTTGCTTTCTTCCTTGAAAGAAACGAGAGATTCTGGGACTTTCCCCTTTTCCGTTGCTTGGGGCAATGCTAAAGCAGCTGATAGCGGTTGAGAGAGAGTAGTTTCCAAAGGGGATTCTTTTTGAATTATAGTAACCGTTTCTTTCAAGATTTCCCCTTTATTGTCCTCCGCCGCCGACGAAGCTGATGGGTCTTCCAATGGTGGTGGCTTTTCTGAGTGCTCCGGCGGGTAGTGGGCGGCgggaggcggtggaggttcgCTTTCTGCCATGGCGATATGTGAGGTGGAGTCGCTCTCTGCGATTTGCACTTTTTGACCTGAGGTGATTAACCCGTGGATTTATGCacttttttttgtagtggattGGAATTGATGGGACTAAGCCAAGAGTAGCGTACTTTCATCACTCTTGTTTGAATATACTGACAGAAGCCGGCGATTGAAGGAGATGAATCATTATTGTAAATAAAGTGAATTTTAAACCCTCTATATTCGTTATTGTAAATTTTAATACTACTCCTTCGTCTATTCCTGAAAATGAATCCCTCTCTCCGgtaaagtgaaatgagatatttaatggtgagcggatgaaaaaggaaataagacAATATTTGACTCTACTCGAGTTTTAGTGTATAATTggttaagtaagagagagataaatggTAGtgtaaatagtgttagtggagaatgagctACACATCACTAATAGTGTAGTGTAATGTAGtgtaatgatataagttgtaaataaaatgatgtgtatatGTATGTGTAATTTAACTACTATTTCACAATTAGAAAGTCCATACTATTTAGAGACGGCCTAATAAGAAAAGAGTTCACACTTTTCGGGAATAGATGAAGTaatatttatcacaatattaaaaaatgtaCTAGGGTTTAGACAaagagtattttaaaaataacatacCCTATATGAATCCTACTCCACTAaacattttgatcacataagtgtaacattaaatttttaaaaataattactccctctgtAGCAACTTTTCTTTTATTGCTTTTCCCAATAAAGATGatcactttctaattttgaaaataatatcctctctccttattaaaatatttaactaccTTCTTCCTCATAACTTTATTCCACCCAACAACTCTttctaaaatcttgtgtcactcaagaatgtgacCATCTTaaatgggacgaagggagtacataaATTAGGTACAGTAAATATAAACATTAAATTTAAAGAACAAGGACTAAAAAAATAGGTACGGGAAAAATAAATGTGATATTGTTTGAAATAAGACAATAAAatgaactactccctccgtcccacataatttgacccaattttccattttgggccgtcccacataatttgacccatttcacttttaccatttttagtagtggaccccacattccactaactcattcatactcacatttaattataaaactaatatataaaagtaggacccacattccactaacttttttcaactcacttttcattatatttcttaaaacccgtgcccgatcaaaatgtcccaaattatgtgggacggagggagtaacatttttTGCATTTCACACCAATTCTATATGGTATTCATTAAATTTGCAGATTAATATTGCAACTGAAAAATATATACATGTCACATAGACTTACAGTAAGTAAAAGATAGGACAACTCACTTAGTAAAAGATAGGACAACTCAAAAGTTGTGTATAATCATTAGACTTCAATGTTTCACAATGCCATTATAGCTATCTTTGTTCATTTATTTAAGTAATAACCATGAttatataaatgaaataattattttgaaaacaAAAGGTTAAAGTAAAGTCATAGCGTTTGGTCAAATGTCAGTTTGGTGTAGAAAAATGGTGGCCTAATGATGGTAGCATAATAATGATATGTTAATGGGATTGGACCACTGTAGCATCTATTTatctatttaaattattaatttgcaGTAAAAAGGGAAATTAATATAGTAGTAAAACTTATTGGGCTTTATTTTAAAGATATAGTTAGACCATTATTATGGGCTGAGCAAACGTACTGGGCCGACTTATAATAATAGCCAAGCTATAGATTAGACTTTGAGATTTACTAATTGAACAAGAGAAATTACGGGGAATTTTCTGATCGATAATATGAAATGGCGGACGAAAGGAAAGCGGAGATACCTGCGAAATGGGATGCCTTCCTCGATTTAGGCTTCCGTCGTTTCGTTTATTCCTCGCTCGCCGGCGCCGTCTCCGGCCTCCTTTTTTTCCgtgagtattatattttcccTCTATCTAATTTGAGGGTTTCTGTATATTTCGGAGGCAGCTCATTTTC
This window contains:
- the LOC121759303 gene encoding patellin-3-like, which translates into the protein MAESEPPPPPAAHYPPEHSEKPPPLEDPSASSAAEDNKGEILKETVTIIQKESPLETTLSQPLSAALALPQATEKGKVPESLVSFKEESNKISDLSLDERRALDEFKLLVQESLKRRVFLEGLASDSEKSSEEVSIWGVPLLRDERSDVVLLKFLRARDFDVRDAYVMLSNTIKWRRDFRVDQLLKEDLGDDLEKVVYMHGHDKEGHPVCYNVYGEFQNEELYMKIFADEEKRWRFLRWRIQFLEASIRKLDFSPGGINTIFQVSDLKNSPGLGKTELRIATKQALQILQDNYPEFVAKQVFINVPWWYLAFYRMISPFLTQRTKSKFIFAGQTRTAPTLFKYILPEQMPTQYGGLSVDLCECNPEFSMDDPVTEITVKPATKQIVEIIVHEKCSLVWEIRVVGWEVSYSAEFVPQRGYTVLIQKSTKMAANDVPVVHDNFNVSELGKILLTIDNPTSKKKKLLYRFKVAPYVHQS